The genomic DNA TACTGCGCTGGCTATTTTCCTTCTTGCTTACACGCTGGTTATGGCAGAGGAATTTATACACCTGAGAAAATCAAAACCGGTGGTATTAGCTGCGGGTGTTATCTGGGCTCTTATCGCATATGTTTACGCTACACACGGTTTTAATCATGAAGCTGAAATTGCGGTTCGCCATAACCTGCTCGAATACACCGGGCTCATGCTCTTCCTGCTGGTGGCTATGATCTATATAAATGCCATGCAGAAACGTCAGGCATTTGAAGCATTACGCTCCTGGTTATGTAAAAAGGGTTATGGTTTTCGACAGCTCTTCTGGATTACCGGTGTACTTGCTTTCTTTATTTCACCTATTGCAGACAACCTGACTACCGCTTTACTCATGTGCGCTGTAGTAATGGCTGCTGGAGGGGACAACAATAAATTTATATTAATAGGCACCATTAATATTGTTGTTGCCGCTAATGCAGGTGGTGCTTTTTCACCCTTTGGTGACATTACAACACTGATGGTATGGCAAAAATCCATTGAAGCATCCAATGGAAGCGTCGATTTCTGGTCCTTCTTCGCATTATTCGTTCCATCCCTGGTGAACTGGTTGATACCCGCAGCGATTATGCATTTCGCTATCCCCAATGAATTTCCGGATAGTGAAGATGATGTCGTGATCATGAAACGCGGCGCAAAACGCATTATTGTTCTGTTTATCTGTACTATTATCACCGCTGTTAGCTTCCATAACTTCCTGCACCTGCCGCCTGTTATAGGCATGTTAACCGGTCTGGCTTATTTAAAATTCTTTGGTTACTACCTTAAGAAAAGCCACACAAAAGTTCATCCACTTGCTGTTCATGACGATAAAAAAGCGCAACACGTTCTAGGGGATGTTGTTCCATTTGATGTGTTCGATGGTGTTGCCCGTGCCGAGTGGGACACCCTGTTATTTTTCTATGGGGTAGTACTCTGTGTCGGTGGCCTGGGTTTTATTGGTTACCTGGGACTGGCATCTGAACTGATGTATACCGAATGGGGAGCTGCACTAAACTTAAGCCCGGAGATGAGTGCAACACCAGCAAATATCGTTGTCGGTGTGCTTTCAGCTATTGTCGATAATATACCGGTAATGTTTGCAGTATTAACCATGATGCCCGACATGTCCTTAGGCCAATGGTTACTGGTCACCCTTACTGCAGGCGTAGGTGGATCCATGTTATCCATTGGTTCAGCCGCTGGAGTAGCATTAATGGGTCAGGCCAGAGGTAAATATACATTCTTCGGTCACTTAAAATGGACACCGGTGATTATGCTGGGTTATTTCGCCAGCATTGCAATGCATATGTGGATTAACGCAAGTTTGTTCTAACTCCGTTCAGGCACGTTTCCATCGGGGTCAGATCGCTGCTTTTTACGGCTCTGACCCCTGTTGTGATGCCATCAAAAGCATTCCGGAGTCAACACATCAAACTATCAATTTTGGGTGGTATCAATAAGGGTACAGAGCGCCAAAAAGCAGCGATCTTTCCCCGATGGAGATATGCCTGAACAGTATCTTTTTCGTTCACAAATTAACCCAAAACAAACTCTTCGAACTTATTTAGCAATAAAATTCGCACCCTGAGGCAAAAATCGCTAAAATAGCCGGCTAAATACCTGACTATGGGATACTCATAGTCATTAAGGTTAAAAAGAATTTCAGTGACCTGTGTGTATATAAAATAAACACAGGTGATAAATATTTTAAATATCAATAAGTTAAGGAGACATCATGTCCCAAAAACATCCTGTTGTTGCAGTTACCGGTTCATCTGGTGCAGGCACATCTACAGTTAAAAAAGCTTTCGAACATATCTTTCACCGTGAAAATATCACACCTGTTGTTGTAGAAGGCGACAGCTTCCACGCTTTCGACCGCGCCGCAATGAAAGTTGAAATGGCAAAACACGAAGCTGAAGGCAATCGTTTCTTTAGTCACTTTGGTGAAAATGCCAATGAATTTGGCAAATTAGCTGAATTATTTGAGTCTTACAGTAAAGATGGTTCAGGCAAAAAACGCTACTATCTTCACTCAGAACCAGAAGCGGTTGAACACAATGCCCGTTTAGGCATCGACAAAACCCCCGGTGAGTTCACTCCATGGGAAGATATCGAAAGCGGTTCTGACCTGATGTTCTACGAAGGTCTTCATGGCCTGGTTAAAACTGAAAATAACAATATTGCGCAGCACGTTGATCTGGGTATCGGTGTTGTACCTATTGTTAACCTTGAGTGGATTCAGAAAATTCACCGTGACAATGCGGAACGTGGTTATTCTGCTGATGTAATTGTTGATACGATTCAACGTCGTATGCCAGATTACGTTAATTACATTACA from endosymbiont of Galathealinum brachiosum includes the following:
- a CDS encoding sodium:proton antiporter → MAEEFIHLRKSKPVVLAAGVIWALIAYVYATHGFNHEAEIAVRHNLLEYTGLMLFLLVAMIYINAMQKRQAFEALRSWLCKKGYGFRQLFWITGVLAFFISPIADNLTTALLMCAVVMAAGGDNNKFILIGTINIVVAANAGGAFSPFGDITTLMVWQKSIEASNGSVDFWSFFALFVPSLVNWLIPAAIMHFAIPNEFPDSEDDVVIMKRGAKRIIVLFICTIITAVSFHNFLHLPPVIGMLTGLAYLKFFGYYLKKSHTKVHPLAVHDDKKAQHVLGDVVPFDVFDGVARAEWDTLLFFYGVVLCVGGLGFIGYLGLASELMYTEWGAALNLSPEMSATPANIVVGVLSAIVDNIPVMFAVLTMMPDMSLGQWLLVTLTAGVGGSMLSIGSAAGVALMGQARGKYTFFGHLKWTPVIMLGYFASIAMHMWINASLF
- a CDS encoding phosphoribulokinase, encoding MSQKHPVVAVTGSSGAGTSTVKKAFEHIFHRENITPVVVEGDSFHAFDRAAMKVEMAKHEAEGNRFFSHFGENANEFGKLAELFESYSKDGSGKKRYYLHSEPEAVEHNARLGIDKTPGEFTPWEDIESGSDLMFYEGLHGLVKTENNNIAQHVDLGIGVVPIVNLEWIQKIHRDNAERGYSADVIVDTIQRRMPDYVNYITPQFSNTDINFQRVSTVDTSNPFIARDIPTPDESFIVIRFKDPAKFGTDFPYLLNMISDSFMSRRNTIVVPGGKMGLAMEIILTPIIHDMIEKSKKVR